Below is a window of Brassica napus cultivar Da-Ae chromosome A5, Da-Ae, whole genome shotgun sequence DNA.
tgtttgtgatagatgaataactatattttttattatcactaaataatatatatatatatatatttattatataatataagaaaaatgaaattatttactttttaaacaaagttgtctcatgttggggattcggttatagacatataatattcgaaggagacatttttacagttatcaatcttcttaacagtcaagaaacaaatctgaatatcaaaacaatatctcatacgatctctttgtggaataactactctgaagaaattgaatttaggcatcaaaaaggactggaaattatgtgcagatgtgttatctaagtcagctttacaaagtactattattcatagttcatatatcatttaagtccatcctttcttaaacatctataaataaatgatgctatttatagtcaattatctaatataatatataaatataatagtattaacAGAAATTcggttttaattatttatattttagataattcttataattattaattttaatcacttatttaatcagatatattttaaatttatttttatttttgactatttatataatttattcattaagggtataaacgatttattattaattttaatcacttttttaatcacatagatttgaaattcgtttttatattttgactaatttatataattattcattaagggtataaactatattaaccgctctaacttttaacgggAGAGCTCTGTTgcaaaaattactatttatataatttattcattaagggtataaacgatttattattaattataatcacttttttaatcagatagatttgaaattcgtttttatattttgactaatttatataattattcattaagggtataaacgatattaaccgctctaacttttaacgtgagagctctgttgcaaaaatttacttcgcaaataataatagtatagatttatataattattcattaagggtataaacgatattaaccgctctaacttttaacgtgataGCTCCGTTgcaaaaattactatttatataatttattcattaagggtaaaaattatttattattaattttaatcacttttttattcagatagatttgaaattcgtttttatattttgactaatttatataattattcattaagggtataaacgatattaaccgctttaacttttaacgtgagagctcagttacaaaaatttacttcgcaaataatagtatagatttatggGGTATAGTtatcttttagtttttagatttatcGTTATCTATTTAccttttactttttgtttgttcatttgttaaaatttaaaatatataaataagtatgtttgaaataataaattgtgattttattctctatattttgacatacctttttatatatttcaacaTTTTGAACATGAAAAATCATAGACATCGTTACGTGAACATAATTTTTTAGATACGGTTTGGTGAACTAAATTTTGTAGAAAACTTTTGGTGGACGGAATTCTCTGAACTATAATATGTGGAccaatatttttcattattttgtattattagTGTTCTTTTCACTTTTGTGTGTTCAtgctaattttttaaataactaatttgTTTGatataactaattatatttctttttttactttttatatttaacatctatttatatatatataatgtacatACAAGAAAATCGTGGATACAAATTTGGTGGACAATAGTCTCATTGATATTTTAATAATGTGgagaaatcatttcaaaatcaTTGTTGTATAAtcatatgtaaaaataattatatcgTGGATATAATAATTCATCTATAACTTATTAAActgacattttttattttattttgaaagatgTTCATTTCACATAGTTTCATGTTAATTGAACACACAATATAGTTTGTCTTTACATTTTTCtcaatacatatattttccaAGTTGTTTCTGATTTTATCCTAAAAAGAAGTTTCATAGATAATGTTGTCAATCATACTATCAAATATGAGGTTTGGTGGACAAAGTTTTCAATCCTACAAAGTTTCATGGACAAAGTTTCTTTTGATGAGGTTTCACAGATCAAGTTCTCAATCCTATAAAGTTTCGTAGATGAAGTTTCGTGGACGCTATGTTGTGGTGCATTTTGTACACGAGTTTTTTTGGATGATGTGTTTACTCTGACGCATAGTGTGCACCTCCTTTTTCTCCGCCATTCGCCATCATTGGTTTGGAGTTGAGTGAAATGATTCGTGTGCCTATACTAAATAGTGTGTAGTATACTATGATAATTTTATCTTATGCATTTCAACATCAAGCGCACACGCCTGAAAGAAGATTTTGGTCATGTTTTGCACAAATTGTCCCATCCATCTTGAATTATTGTATAatggttttatttttcattttttttgcctCTTATGAATATTCAGCAAATTCACCCATTATTAACCTTTTGCTCGTTTAAGGAATGTTTTGTAACTCACTCTCAACGAATAGTCAGATATTTGGTGCAAATAATTATAAAGTTCCATTGATACATTTAATACCATTGTTTCAATGATAATCTTTGACGAGAGTTGCAGATTTGACGAGAATTATATTTGCACAAAAATCACAAACTCagaaaatttaatgtttttcacttatataaatttaatacggTATACACGAAAACTCTCTTAATCATTTACTCCTAGGCAGTTTCCCAACCATTTGGGTTTTCTTTTCTTGGGATTTCGTTTTCAAAATTTCTCTTTTTTGACACTCTCAACCACCTGATTTTATCATAAAGTAGTagccaatgtttttaaacccgatcCGAACACTGAACCGGATGATTTATGGAGTTAGTGGATCAATCGCAGATGAACCGTgagttaataaataaattaattctattatatataatcagtgttttgaaacccgacccggatctgctgttgaaccggtaaaccggtgtcccaaaaaaaatcaggttttttaaaaaaaaaacccaatatttaAAAACCCAAAAACCTGTGAAGACCTACTAAAACCAGAAAcccgataccggttgaaccaccAGTTGAACTAATGgatattttttacctttttaagtttttaattatgtttttagattgttttttatattctaaatttccaattaagaagttagattttcatttttcagttttatatttgtgattcataggttttgatgaagatttcagTATGCCACCTAAAGAAAATAAGGTGAATGATGGTAgagaaaaccaaaattaattgatatgatttggtgttaatttatttttgatatcgattatttagtataatatatgttttgctcttgttttattttggatttgaagtttaatttattattcacattagacatttaaatatttataaattttatgtcttgaattattttagatgtcataactcttaacttgttacaaaaattataaatattctaaattattttttgatatttttatgtcaaataaaaataaaaactaaagtgaaatgttttctatattatattaaacataaaaatatacatatctaaactattattttatgttttataaatttaagtattttctaTATTTCTTCAGATTCGTGCCTCCGGGTAAAAGCTATAGCCACGGAAATAACATGGGAAAGTCGTGGTTAGATTAATATCCACTGTTATTTCGTGATTAAACTGTGCGTAATGTACCCATGTGTTATTTTCTAACTAGATCGTGTCTATTTTAAATCGTGATTTTAACTTAGTTAAATCGTGCATTTTTTGTTTAGCCGTGAGTTTTCTGAGGTAACTAGCCCTGCGACTTTgccccgaaccgaaccgaaccgatatttttggttttcggttcggttaaaaaagattgattgtttgtaaaaaaagattttaatagTGGTTGATTGTTTGTAAAAAAGATTTTCCATTATGCACAGCAATTAACATTACAGGACCTATGCGCTTCCATAGGACAGAAAGAGAAACATCAATCTACACAAAGAGAAACTGTTTACATATATAAGGAAACTGCTTACTTTTACGTCCTTTAGATCAATGAGAGCTTTGAAATAATTTAACTTACTTTATGCTTGATTCTGTTCacaccaaaattttgaaaaatatatggcGTGTTGATTGTTGTCGAAACAACTTTTCCACTTTGACTGAACATATGTACATATGACTAGGAATTCTAAcacactattattatttttatttttttcatttcagaATATTTTGACTGAAACACATGACAAAGATACAAAAGCCGACGGTACTATAGGATATCACCGGGAACTAAGCCGGCAGCAACAAGTTTCCAAAGCCCTATTATAAACGATAACGAAACTCCAAATCGACCTAACAcattatttacataaaaaaagACCATAGTTTATCATCGAATTAAATCCAAAAAATGCAACTTAGTCGAAATTTTACAAAGCCTATTTACAATAAACAGAACAGATGATCCTTCTCACCAGAAAGGGCACCACctgcaaacaaaaacaagaaaatttgtTCACATTTTTGCATCGAACCATTGGAAATGACTTAAAACATATCTCACGAACCAAACTTGTGCAAATGAAAACAGATAAGCACAAGAGTGGAGAAGAACATACCCGACATAATTTTGACAGATATTTTCATGGGAAGTAGCTTGATCGATTAGCTTTTGAACCTGAACTTTCACAGACAAACCATGTTCGACTTCATGAGAATCTCCTCCGAGCAAGTTATTGTGATCAGCAGTGGGATTGCTTGGAACCGCAGACGTAGAGAAATCACGGCCCGTAAGCTTATGACTCATACGAGCCATTACAACTACTGCACGTTCGTTCAATACCTCGTTTGCATCTCCAAGCATATTCACAGCCTGAAATACAATCCAAGAATCAAATCATCAAcaaaagaattaaaaagaaaCCTGAAGAATTTCCTTCTCTCGAGTACTCCTTTAAGGCTGAGGAAGGTCTACATCAGCGGGATCTTCATCTACTTCCTCAGGTTCAACATTAGCAGAACCATTGGGATTGTTGTTACCGAGTAGGGCTAGTTGAGGGACTTCATTGAAATTAAAAAGACGCCAATTGATTAAAGGATCATGCACAAACGCCTCCATCATCGCCATTACACTGTCTTTGTTGGTTCTGAGAACTTGTATAACATTTTGGCATGTCGACCGGAAATTTCCTTTGATGCCACTTACTTCCATTGCTTTGACAAGCATTCTTGTCAGACGGAATGGAACCTAACATAGTGTTGTTTAAGACAATAAAGCTCTCTCCTCATATCGTCAAACAAGTCTTATGAGGAAAACATTATAAGATAGTACCTTTTCAGGAAACTTCTCTCTATTCATAGACGCCTCAAAACAATCTCCGAAATCAATATGCAAGATTTTCCCACTGCAAAATTGAAACCATTGATAAAGAAACAGAAGTATAGTTGGATGTTTTAAGCAATATAAacccttttctttatttttatgtaccTGTATCTATCTAGCATAAGGTTACTTGGTTGTCGATCACCTAACCCAAAAATATAACCAACCTGATACGAGAGAAGTTCATTTAAAGTGCAAGTCAAACATGAGTAAAAAATCTACATTGACGCTACACAAGTGGTGAACAAATGATGAAAGCAACCACATACCATACTCATAACGGCTAAACTTCTAGTATCGTTG
It encodes the following:
- the LOC125609638 gene encoding serine/threonine-protein kinase TOR-like produces the protein MLSFAPNYGNLPLIAKIEVFEYALENTEGNDLSRVMWLKSRSSEVWLERRTNDTRSLAVMSMVGYIFGLGDRQPSNLMLDRYSGKILHIDFGDCFEASMNREKFPEKVPFRLTRMLVKAMEVSGIKGNFRSTCQNVIQVLRTNKDSVMAMMEAFVHDPLINWRLFNFNEVPQLALLGNNNPNGSANVEPEEVDEDPADVDLPQP